In Bacteroidales bacterium, the genomic stretch ATCGAATGGCAATGTTGGGATTGGGCATTCTAATCCTCCTACATATAGATTAGATATAGCAGGTAATGTGCGCTTTGGTAATTGGACAAGTGTTATTTTAGATTGGAATAATTCTGGCGGGATGCCTGCACTATATCCTGAAAACAATAATTGGCTTTGGTTAGGGAGAAGCGATCGTTGGATAAATCACTTGTGGGTTTATACTATAAATTATAAATCATTGGTGAAAAACTCAGACCAATCGATTAAAGAAAACATTAATATTATGCCAAGTGTTTTATCTAAAGTAAAACAAATAAATTCATATACTTACAACTATAAAGATGAGTTTTTTAAAGGTTTTACTAAAGAACAAAAGGAAGAAGCTAAAAGAACAGAATTTGGTTTTATCGCACAAGAGATAAATGACATTTTTCCAGAACTAATATATAAGTCTGATACTGGATTAATGTCCATTGATTACACAAGCATGATCCCTGTTCTTACACAAGCTATAAAAGAACAACAAGTGATTATTGAGGATTTACAAAAAAAAGTAAACGAAATAAATATTTTAAAAAGTAGCCTAGTCGCAGATTCTATTTCTAATAGAATGCTTTCGCCGACAAATTTACAAAACTTAGAAATAACAAACGTTTCAAAAGCCATGTTGGAACAAAATGCACCAAATCCTTTCAATATCACAACCTATATTAAATATTATTTACCAAACACAACCAATAGTGCTATGATTTTTATTTACAATCTACAAGGTACACAAATGAAATCTTTCAATATTTCTGGTACCGGTGAAGGCTGCATTACAATAAATGGTTCTGAACTCATGCCAGGCATGTACTATTATAGCCTAATTGTTGATGGGAATGAAGTAGATACTAAAAAAATGATACTTACTAAGTAATTAAAAAATAAATTATGAAAAAATATTTAATAATAATTATTATTGCAATTATAAACACTAGTTTTCTTTTTGGGCAGAATTATCCTGCAGGATATTATAATTTAATTAGATCTTATTCAGACGAATTCAATTCTCCCTATATGAAAACATCTTTATGGAAATATAATTGGGCAACTTATGCCGAAGAAACTGTATTTGATACAATAAACAATGTTAAATATGGCCAAAGCCCAAGTTTACCAATAGGCTCTAAAGTATGTAAAATTATTTCTAATTATGTAAATCCTCCTATAGCTGGAAATTATTGGAACTCTGAAGAAGAAAAAGTAGATACTGCTTATGCCAATGTAGTTTGCGGGCAAATTATGTCAATACCACATTTTAAATACGGATACTATGAAGTAAAAGCGAGAATGCCAAATACAAATGCATATATATGCCCAGCTTTTTGGCTTACTGGATATAATGCTACTCAAAACAAATATACAGAAATAGACATATTTGAAAATCATTCTGGAATTAATTACCATAATTATTGGTTATTTTTTTTGCATTATGGTTCCATGGAAAATAAATATCAATTTAATGAATTTTATTTTCCAGAAGATATAGGAAAGCACATATGTGATAAATTATTTCATAATGAATATAAAACAAATTGTGATTTAACAAGCAATTTTCACACCTTTGGCATGGAATGGCAACCAGAATATATAAATTTTTATTTAGATGGAAATTTGTTTAGGCAATTTACAACCATAGTAAAAAATGGAGACAATAACACTCGCATACCTGTTAGTAATATGGATATACCCATGACTCTTATTTTTTGGACTAAACGTGGTTGCGACCATAGACCTTTTCATGATCCTAATCCTAGTGGCGAAGCTTTTGAAATTGACTATTTTCGTTATTACAAACGGAAGCCTATTCTAACAAATGCTTTTTATAATTCTTCCAGCAACTCTATCACACTTGTTGTAAACACAAATAATCCTGAAGACACATATTATTGGATACCAAGTAATAATTTAACTATTAATGGACCAAGAAATTTAAATACAGTAAACATTTCCTTATCTTCCGTATATAACGAAACATCAATAACTGTTAAAGCAACAGGGACTAACCCTCCTGCAACTTCATCAAATATTTTTATTTTTCAGCAAAGTTCAGGTAACATTTGCACTATTCCATATCAAAATAATATATATGTGGCTAATAATATTAATGCTCCATGTTCAGGCTGCACTTCTACTATTATACCATCAGGTAAAAATATTATTTTTGTATCTGAAAATGAAATCAATTTAAATCCTGGTTTTGAAGTTCAACTAGGTGCAACTTTTGAAGCATTTACCCATTAAATAAAACAAATATGAAAAATAAATTAATGTATATATTTTTTTTGCTTGCCTTTTTATTTTCATGTTGCAAAACTGAAAATGATTGTCCAAATTGTGAAACTGCAAATGACTGTCAAAGAAATAACTTCATTATTGCAGGAAAAAAAGGTCCATGTATGATTTATAGAGATTTTAATCCTGATATTGAACTTATTGGAACGCCATCATATCCATATTATCACGAATCTATTAATATTGATATTAACAGAGATGGTATAAATGATATTCAAATTCAAACTTATGATACAATAAGTTCATACATTCAACCATTGGTAAATGAACAAAGTAAAATTAAGATAGGACTGAGTGCTTATGATATTACATATGTTTTTATTAGTGGTCCTACTCCCGGCTATTCATATTATGGATGTATTACAAAATATAAACTAAGCGATACTATCAAAAACAAAGGAGAATGGTCTCTCACAAATGGATTATCTAGCAATTCCCCCACTGTTGACAATGGTCCATACGTTTTAGCAACACCAATGGATTCGATAGGGTTATGGTATAATACAGACCATCAATATGCAGGTGTTAGATTTATTCATGATAAAGACACATTATTCGGCTGGATAGGAATTTCTGTTTTAGGATCATCACATATAATTGTTCATGATTGTGCTTATCAGGTCAAGTCTATAAGGTTAGTTGATATTTTCTAAATTAACTATATACTGTTAAATTGGTTTATTTTAGTTTAAGTGAAAAGGTGTTTTTTAAATTACTCTTCTTCACTGTTTTTAGAATGGCTCAAAAGGTATCAATAGCTGCCGGTCTATCAAAAATTGAAAAGTATTATCTACGGCAGGCTTGCTTACACTAAAACCGATTAATCTAACTCCATGATTTTCTAAATCTACAGTTTCTAAAAGCTTTGTTGCTTGTTCAATAAAATCTGCATAAGATGTAAAACAAGTTTCAGCGGTTTTGCTTCGGGTAATTTGCTTAAAATCGCTTCGTTTTATTTTTAGTGTAAATGTATGTCCTTGAAAATGAGCTCTCTCAATCCGTTTTTCTAAATCATCAGCTAAATCATCAAAGCGAGCAATAATCTGCTCTTTTTCCATTAAATCTTCAGCAAAAGTTTGCTCACATCCTACAGACAAGCGCTCTCTATCAGTCTCTACTTCTCGATGGTCGTTGCCCTGTGCAAATTCCGCAAAAAGCCTTCCTGCCTTACCAAAATTCTTAACCAAAAAGCTTTCTGACTTTGCCCGAAGCTCTTTCCCTGTATATATGCCCAGCTCGTGCATTCGCTTTGCTGTAACACGCCCAACTCCCCAAAAAGCCTCTATTGGCAAATTTTCTATTACTCGTATAGCTTTTTTGGGGTGAATAACAGTCAAGCCATCGGGTTTTTGCATATCAGAAGCTATTTTAGCCAAAAACTTATTGTAAGAAACTCCTGCAGAGGCAGTTAAGCTAAGTTGTGATTTTATTTTTATTTTAATTTCCTTAGCAATATCTTGTGCGAGAGGAATATCAAACTTATTTTCAGTAACATCTAAAAAAGCCTCGTCAAGCGAAAGCGGCTCTATTAGGTCAGTATATTCGCTAAAAATATCATGTATTTCCTTTGATACAGATTTATAAACATCAAAGCGATGTGGTGCAAAAATTAATCTGGGGCAAAGTTTCATAGCTTTTTTTGAAGGCATAGCCGAGTGAATGCCAAATTTGCGAGCTTCATAGCTTGCCGCCGCAATTACTCCACGAGGATGCGAACTGCCCACCACAAGCGGCTTGCCTCGCCATTCGGGATGGTCACGCTGCTCTACAGATGCATAAAACGCATCCATGTCCACGTGGATTATTTTGCGATATTTCTGTGTGCTCTGCATAACTTTCTCTACAAAAATACCATTTTTAACTGTTCCCCGCACAAAAGAATATAAGTTTAGATTTAAAAATTTATGTAATTTTACTGAAAAATATACACAAAAACAAACTTTAATAATTTTTGAACCGTTATTAAACATGATAAAAAAAATATTTTCTTTTCTTAAGTACATTGCAAACGAGCTTTTAATAATCTTTATTCTTATTTTTTTAATTAATAATTATATTGGAAAAACAAACAAAACCATTCATGCTGACGGCGTAGGATATTACGATTATTTGCCTTCAATTTTTATACACCACGACATACTAAGAAAAGACAAACCTATACAAGAATGTCCCAATATATATGAGCGGATAAATAACACTGACGTATATGTAAATTACAAAGATTTTAAAGTAAACAAATATCCTTGCGGAACAGCACTTTTACATGCTCCTTTTTTTGTCTATACCTACCTAACGACAGATCTTGACGGGAACTATAATGATGGGTATCAGAAACCTTTTCAAAAAACAATCTTTTATTCTACGGTTTTTTATTTGTTTTTAAGTCTAATATTTTTAAAAAAGGTGCTTAAACTTTACAATATTAAGGGCTACATAATCTTTTTTATTCAATTAATCCTTGTTTTATCAACATCAGTCATTCATTATACTAACATAGAAAGTGCATTTAGCCATATATACTCATTATTTGCAATTACGGCATTTATTTACTTCATGAAATCTTATTTGCAAGAAAAAAAGCTAAATCATTTTGTTTTAAGCTGCCTTTTCCTTGGATTAGTATTCATTTTACGACAAGTAAATATTCTAATTGTACTGTTCATACCTTTTTTAGCTGGGTCAACAAAAAATTTAAAAGATGCTTTTATCACTCTTTTTGCCCATAAAAAAAGTCTAATAATTGGTATTTTATTGTTTATTGGAATGTCTTCCATACAAGCAATTCTTTGGTATATGCAAACAGGAAGCGCTATTGTATATTCTTATCAAGGTGAAAGCTTCAATTTTTTAGAACCTCATTTGTTTAGCATTTTATTTAGTTATAAAAAAGGATTATTTGTTTACACTCCAGTTTTGCTTATTGCTTTATTGAGTTTATTTTGGTTTGCTTATAAAAAAGAATTCTTTTTGCTTACAACTTGGATTTGCTTTTTTGTTTTATTAACCTACGTACTTTCGTCATGGCATTCATGGTTTTATGGATGTAGCTACGGATTAAGAGCCTATATTGATTACTATGCAATATTTTTCATACCATTTGCAATTATGCTTGATAAAATCAAAACAGTACCGAAATTAATAATAATGGCAATTACGCTACCAACCATTCCTTTAAACATAATACAAACGTATCAATACAAAGAATATATTCTACACTGGATTAATATGGATAAAGAAAAATACTGGAAAGTTTTTTTAAAAACAGATGATAGATACAAAGGTCTTGTTTGGAAAAAAAGCTATGATTATAACAATTATAACACTGAATATGAAATAAATATTGGAGATATCTATTGCCCTAAAAAAACAGAAAATGTTATACAAAAAATTAGTAGTTACGATATCCCAAACTTTGATAAAATAGAAATCATACAAGTATTATTTGATAATGACTTTAAAGATACTAATGATACAAAAATATTATTATACATAAACAATTCAGATGATAATCAAAATCACTATTGGCATCAGCAGTATTTAATACAATTTTATGAAAAAAATCTTAATGAATGGCATACAGGACTATATAATTTTGAGTTCAATCCTTTTGTTGACGATAAAGAAAAAGATATTGTGCTTGTAATAAACACCCCTGACTATGATGATTTTTTAAAAAATGTAAGGATGAAATTTTTAAGCAAAAATATTACCGATTAAAATAATAATACAAAAGAAATGAGGGAAATAATATGTTTTTCGCTTTAACGATTGTTTTTAATACAACCTAATAGATTTTAGAAACCTGTTAGGATTAAAGTTAATGTTTTCTTAACACAAAAAATATTTCCCAATAAATTCAAAATAGAATATTTTTTATTATGTTTGTGAAAAAATAATTTTTATGCAAACAAATCCCCTCGTAAGCATTATAATGGGAAGCATGTCAGATTGGTCTATAATGGAAAAATCTGCTGTTTTTTTTGAAGAAAATCAAATTCCATTTGAAATACACGCTCTTTCAGCACATAGAACACCGGAACAAGTGGAAGAGTTTGCAAAAAACGCACACAAAAGAGGTATTAAAGTTATAATTGCTGCGGCTGGCATGGCAGCTCATTTGCCCGGCGTTATTGCCTCAATGACTCACATACCAGTAATTGGCGTTCCTATTAAAAGCTCTTTTGAAGGTCTAGACGCTCTTTTAGCTATAGTGCAAATGCCTCCAGGCATACCTGTTGCAACAGTAGGCGTAAACGCATCGCTTAATGCAGCTATTTTAGCCTTACAAATCATTTCTTTAAACGACGATGAATTAAATAGTCGCTTGATTAACTATAAAAACAATCTTAAAAACAAAGTTATTCAAGCAAACGAAGATTTAAAGCAAATAAATTTTAAATTTAAAACTAATTAAATCAGAATGAAAAAAATATACTTCCTGATAATATTTTTACTGTTTTTTTTACCTGCTAAAACTCAATATAACGTTTACAACGCAGCTCTAATTAGCATGGGTTGTAGTGGTGTTGCTATAAATGATTTTAGCGCTTCCATGAATAATCAAGCAGCATGGGGAAATTTAAAAGACATACATTTAGGAATTGGCTATGATTCTAAATTTATGTTAAAAGAATTGTCAAATAGACACATTTCTTTTGCCTTACCACTCGGAAAAGACAGAGGAACAGGAGGAATAAACATAAACCAATTTGGCTATTCTCAATTCAATATAACAAAAGCTGGAATTGGCTATGGACGGACATTATGGCCAAAATTCTCAGTTGGCTTCCAATTTGATGCATTCCATGTTGCAACTGCTGACGAAAATTACGGAAACACAACAGCATTTACTATAGAAGGCGGCTTTCAATATAAATTAAATGATAAAATCGGATTAGGCACCCACATTTTCAATCCTATTCAAACCAAACTTGATAGAAATACTGGAGAAAAACTCCCT encodes the following:
- a CDS encoding T9SS type A sorting domain-containing protein; the encoded protein is MKTKKTLIFFFAILISLYAKSQIKVASNGNVGIGHSNPPTYRLDIAGNVRFGNWTSVILDWNNSGGMPALYPENNNWLWLGRSDRWINHLWVYTINYKSLVKNSDQSIKENINIMPSVLSKVKQINSYTYNYKDEFFKGFTKEQKEEAKRTEFGFIAQEINDIFPELIYKSDTGLMSIDYTSMIPVLTQAIKEQQVIIEDLQKKVNEINILKSSLVADSISNRMLSPTNLQNLEITNVSKAMLEQNAPNPFNITTYIKYYLPNTTNSAMIFIYNLQGTQMKSFNISGTGEGCITINGSELMPGMYYYSLIVDGNEVDTKKMILTK
- a CDS encoding family 16 glycosylhydrolase produces the protein MKKYLIIIIIAIINTSFLFGQNYPAGYYNLIRSYSDEFNSPYMKTSLWKYNWATYAEETVFDTINNVKYGQSPSLPIGSKVCKIISNYVNPPIAGNYWNSEEEKVDTAYANVVCGQIMSIPHFKYGYYEVKARMPNTNAYICPAFWLTGYNATQNKYTEIDIFENHSGINYHNYWLFFLHYGSMENKYQFNEFYFPEDIGKHICDKLFHNEYKTNCDLTSNFHTFGMEWQPEYINFYLDGNLFRQFTTIVKNGDNNTRIPVSNMDIPMTLIFWTKRGCDHRPFHDPNPSGEAFEIDYFRYYKRKPILTNAFYNSSSNSITLVVNTNNPEDTYYWIPSNNLTINGPRNLNTVNISLSSVYNETSITVKATGTNPPATSSNIFIFQQSSGNICTIPYQNNIYVANNINAPCSGCTSTIIPSGKNIIFVSENEINLNPGFEVQLGATFEAFTH
- the dinB gene encoding DNA polymerase IV produces the protein MQSTQKYRKIIHVDMDAFYASVEQRDHPEWRGKPLVVGSSHPRGVIAAASYEARKFGIHSAMPSKKAMKLCPRLIFAPHRFDVYKSVSKEIHDIFSEYTDLIEPLSLDEAFLDVTENKFDIPLAQDIAKEIKIKIKSQLSLTASAGVSYNKFLAKIASDMQKPDGLTVIHPKKAIRVIENLPIEAFWGVGRVTAKRMHELGIYTGKELRAKSESFLVKNFGKAGRLFAEFAQGNDHREVETDRERLSVGCEQTFAEDLMEKEQIIARFDDLADDLEKRIERAHFQGHTFTLKIKRSDFKQITRSKTAETCFTSYADFIEQATKLLETVDLENHGVRLIGFSVSKPAVDNTFQFLIDRQLLIPFEPF
- the purE gene encoding 5-(carboxyamino)imidazole ribonucleotide mutase; this translates as MQTNPLVSIIMGSMSDWSIMEKSAVFFEENQIPFEIHALSAHRTPEQVEEFAKNAHKRGIKVIIAAAGMAAHLPGVIASMTHIPVIGVPIKSSFEGLDALLAIVQMPPGIPVATVGVNASLNAAILALQIISLNDDELNSRLINYKNNLKNKVIQANEDLKQINFKFKTN